Proteins encoded in a region of the Zunongwangia endophytica genome:
- a CDS encoding DUF1206 domain-containing protein — MDSKLKKIARTGYVAKGAVYTITGVLTLLAALGEGGQKAGKFQALEFLEKQAYGNAILIVMAIGLLCYVVWRGIQLFQDPENIGSDKKGKIKRVAFGVSAVIYLALAVSAVMKVINAGGSSGGSGSKSPDFMTGQIGVIIFAIIGVSVIGAGINQIKKAYTKSFLQKFDYKSISEEKRRKTIKNTGLMGLIARGVIFFILGYFFIRAAMESNTSDIKSTTDAFSFIQESSYGQYLLGAVAAGLVCYGIYMFMMAKYRKFKA, encoded by the coding sequence ATGGATTCAAAATTAAAGAAAATTGCACGTACTGGATACGTTGCTAAAGGAGCGGTTTATACAATTACCGGAGTACTTACATTATTAGCTGCACTCGGCGAAGGTGGCCAAAAAGCAGGAAAATTTCAGGCTTTAGAGTTCTTAGAAAAGCAAGCTTATGGAAATGCTATTCTAATAGTTATGGCCATCGGGCTTCTATGCTATGTTGTATGGAGAGGAATTCAACTTTTTCAAGACCCAGAAAATATTGGAAGTGATAAAAAAGGGAAGATAAAGAGAGTCGCTTTTGGAGTGAGCGCAGTGATTTATCTAGCTTTAGCTGTTTCTGCAGTAATGAAAGTTATAAATGCCGGAGGTAGCTCTGGAGGAAGCGGTAGCAAAAGTCCTGATTTTATGACTGGACAAATTGGAGTGATCATATTCGCAATTATAGGTGTTTCGGTTATCGGTGCCGGAATCAACCAGATTAAAAAAGCATACACAAAAAGTTTCTTACAGAAATTCGATTATAAATCTATTTCAGAAGAAAAAAGAAGAAAAACGATTAAGAATACCGGTCTTATGGGACTTATCGCCAGAGGTGTGATATTCTTTATTTTAGGTTATTTCTTTATAAGAGCGGCAATGGAATCTAATACTTCAGATATTAAAAGTACGACCGACGCCTTTTCTTTCATTCAGGAATCTTCTTATGGTCAATATTTATTAGGCGCCGTGGCAGCAGGTTTAGTTTGTTATGGTATTTACATGTTTATGATGGCAAAATATAGAAAATTTAAAGCTTAA
- a CDS encoding YqaE/Pmp3 family membrane protein: MSILTIILNILLPPLAVYMKHGVGTTLLISIVLTLIGWIPGVIHAFLVNGTK; encoded by the coding sequence ATGTCTATTCTTACAATTATTCTAAACATTTTATTACCACCATTAGCTGTATATATGAAGCACGGTGTGGGTACTACATTATTGATTAGTATCGTACTAACGCTAATTGGATGGATACCAGGAGTTATTCATGCCTTCTTAGTTAATGGAACTAAATAA